The nucleotide sequence gaatcaaaaaaattccaatacCATGCTGTGAATTCCAAATGCTTTGAAAGTTTGGATAATTCACCAAGTATTTTTCAAGTGGGAAAATTTGTAATCTTAAAATGTGCGCAGCTCAATTTAGAAACGAATTATCGAAGACAGAAGATTATTATCAGCTACGCAGATATTAGTGATCCGATATCACAAGATGTGAGGTGGTTTGGGAATACCTGGACCTGAAAAAGGTAAATGAGCTAGGCAAAAAGAATAAATCCAATCTTCCAATAGATTCCGGTTAAACCTTTCGTAGGTCCTGAATCTTGCCATGGAATTGGCTATAGcacaataatggaaaattagTTATTGGGATAATCTATGGGGGTTGAAAAGGAAacctataataaaaaaatctaattagtTTAACAAcctaagtaaaaacaatttacGAATATCAACGGGGGTATAATAGAAGCAATGCGGTCTCGATGAACACATGAAGACGCTAGGTCTAGCAGAAGATGCATCGTGCATTTTCTACTGCGTAgaagacgaaacctctatccgcATTCTTTCCAAGTGAGTTGTACTGCGAAACTCTAGAATACTTGGGACAAACTACAACTTGAACTTTCTGATAGATAAACTTTAAACACCGAGCAAGAGAATGGGATACATtagacaaaatattttgaaacaaaattaaatttaatgtgTTAGAGTTATTCGAATAAGTCAATTACATAAGGATATAATTGTATCACGTCTCTCAGCTGTTCATGTGTAATTCTACaactaagctggaatttttattttctcaattatttgaGATTTGTAGCTTGCTCAAAGCCATGCTTCAAATAACTAAACATTTGAGACTAAATTTAGTGATCTAGGAGGCCACTTAATCGCACCACGCACTTTTTTGATGtgttgtttttttgtgtttatgttttaaatttttttaataacctaacttaacctatcgATCAATTGTCTCTTAGACATCTCGTATTTCCTGTAGTCTTTGCTGCCTTGGAGTCCATTAGATCCAATATGTTTTTTGGTCCCGTTTTGCCGTTTATTTCTTCGCTTGTTCTGCTCTAGTGGACATTTTgctcttattttttgttgtaatttctTTACGTTTCACATGTTATCGAGGCATATGTGACAATAGTTATTATTCTACTTTGAATAAACGAgagtttattatttcattttttatcgaattatcTACCATTTCTTGTCTCACTTTGTCCACAGTTTTTGTAACCTGGTTAATGTTCGCTGATAATCCGCTTTTGATTTATGTAAAAAGTTAGTAttcaaacgaaattatttttataaaacttaacGAGTGTTTATTATTTGGTGGTACTTTGTCTATTTGCTTTTAAAGAATTACGATGTGTATCTAGcatttattcacttttatatgtatatacaaatggacattattcaattcaattcagtcatttttcttctaaaaaggCGACAACGGTAAATGCGAATGTTATAATGTCACGCCAGGTATTTGTCTATtggatttatttatagtttattttcttGTTCTGATCGAGTCGGTATTTCATTCTTTGCTTGAGGTTGACGGATTGGCTTTTGTGGTAGTGGTCATATTGACATCCTCTGTAGTCTCTGCGGTTTTTAGTTTTGTATAATATCTGTAACTTACCTCATTGTTaccaattcttttttttttttttggtcaatGATGTCTTCTTCATTATTCGTCAATTCGGGTTCttctaatagtttttataaatcttgtattatcctttttattatttcttagagtttccagtattttaaaaaatcatttttggttttttttactttgtacTTTACATTCTTTAGCTAAcattgatttttctttataatcatATTAAGTCACATAAAATTagtttgtgataaaaatatgtgaatattgattaaaaagtaatagatacgatgaagaaaatgtttttacttTTACCACTACATTATGGTTTTCTTGATGGATTTATCtgaaaatatgatgaatttaTTCATCCACTCACAAAGTTTTCACGAAATTTGTCCAAAGCGTCAACATCTTTTTCATAGTTTGTCTATCTTCATCAGGAAACTGAGATAATGGTTCTGATACACCCTCTATTCCTCCAAACAAGTAGTGAAGATCTTCGGTATGACCAACATTATTTGCACCTGAAAGATTGATTAACAATTGTACCAGTCAAACCGTAGACTTGGATTATTCtactttataataatatattagttttatataatttatttcataaaaaagttaCCTGGAAACACTGGTAGATCCTGTACTCCCATTTGTCCTCTATAACTAAATTCATAGAAGTAGACTGGTGCTTTTTTCGAAACAAGAGCTGCGTGGTGGATGTTGGGTGTACTAAAAACATCTTCTCCGatatactgaaaaataatttattatgattgATGGAAAATCCTAGATAACAAATTGGGACCAAACGTCATCGAAAATACACGAAATGATGCAAAAAGTGAATTCACCAAAGGTAGAAGTGTACAACATCACGTATTTACCATCAAGAGTACCGAGGGTAAAAATATGGGAAAGCTTAGAAAGAAGGAAAATAAATGTCGAAATATTACGAAATACAATCATGagtttatataaaagaaataaaaaccaCAGAAGGAGTAAGGCAAGGTGGGAGATTGAGTTCATCGCTTTTCATCATATTTCTagatgatataataaatatctgcCCAGccaattcaagaaaaatatgcGATGGATGGAAAAACCTgaaaatagtggaaaaaatGGAGCACAACATGGAAACAGATCACTTGGAAATTGCATCGAGGAAAAATACTGATGGAATAAATCAGATGAGGACAATGTCTTGTTATAGTTGTGATATTGTACTTTAGCATAAAATAGATAAGTTTGAATTACCTTAATATACGCTGCTGCGTCATCagagaaattagtttttgtataTACCTCCTTATATTCTTTAGCAGCTTGCGAGAGCTGTTCAGGGTTGATATTGAGTCTTGGATGAACAGTTAGATTCAAATTCGAGTCTAGCATATTTTGAAAGTATGCAAGCTGTTCATTTGTTAGATCtaaaaaagatagaaaaacggtaatgaatattataataaagtgatgttttctttgttattttttattattaaacaatattatatcaaaatagatGTTCGTTCTATGAAAaatgcaataacggatgtgtgagctggtttGATGAAACTATACTTCCTTAGCCTTAGggtcatttttgcttgatttcttcgttcaaacgttgcaataagtttatAGTTTTTACTTCTTCAAAACcgatggaacggtctttaccttctttAGAGCCGGTTTTCACTTTTccgttcattgttttgattgttcttttgttgcGGTTGTGAAGTGAagaacccacgtttcatccatggttataaaacggtACAAATATTTggctttatttctatgaaacattgccaaacacttgatggaaacatcttcactgcgctgtttttgttccattgtatGCAAACAAGGCACctatcttgcgcacagctttttcaagttcaaattttcagttaatatgcgacgTACCGCACTTTCTAATAAGCCTATGTCcatactatgtctgctagctcgcgcacttttagtcaacgatcatccagtacctctttacttcgtttaaactctgctacccaatattctACTATTAATAACATAGGAGCAATCTCACTCAAAGGAGAATCATctaattcagcttttatattggttgggctcaGACCTCTCacataaaagtattgtatcacgtaacgataaccattttttttcaaaattaaaacaaatgcCGTATAAATTGTGACACATTTCCTTTTGGAGGTTTCTGCTTTTGTTTCGTGGTTACAATTTTTACGTATTGTTAtttgtcattaatttttgtttaagtttGTTGACTGTTATCTCTCGGACATCTATAAGTATCGATTATAATCGTTCATGAATATCGTTTCTAGTTGTTAAAATTAGTATTGATCTCGAATCTACTATCTATTAACTGATAAATACTTTATAAATATACCTACATTGTAAAAAGTATACGGCTTCCTCAGAAGTAGTTCCAGTCATTAAAGGTACTTTATTATAATTTCCAGATAAAAGTGAATCCACCATTGGTTCAGTGATGAAAGAATTAGGAAAAGTGGGGTCCTCTATTACTGGCAACCAAATTGCCAAAGCTCCAATAGGATTTATGGTATGCCCCACATTTTGTATCTAGAAATTCCCCAATAACTTTTACACAGACATCAGAAATGGTTTGTAATTTTTCCCAATTCCCAATTCACCTTTATATAACTGGTATGCTTAAGACTTTTTACTTACAGGTGCAGCTTGTATCTTCTCAGCTGGTGTATCCATTAGCAGATTCAAAAGTGCTACAGAATCGTTAGAGTTAAAATTTGAATCCAATAATTTCCCCATTTTGAAAGCATATTCCCTTGGGGCGTCTTGATACGCAAAAGGAGAAACTGGCGAACCACTTTGTAAGATGTAAGCCCTAGCTAGTCCTGGACAATATTATGATATGATAATAATGAgaacaaaaatgtaaatagcTAAAATATTGGTACTTTTATTTATGttcttttaaaaacttcatGATTCAAAGCAGTCCCTGTATTGTTTTCAACATATATGATTCATGAAAATACCTTCAGTTCTTTTACTAAGTTGCATAAATCCAGCTGATGTAGCACCTGCGCTCTCACCAACTACAGTAATTTTATCAGCATCACCTCCAAATAGATTAATATTCTCGACTGTCCATTTCAGTGCGTATAATTGGTCTTTGAGCCCTAAATTTCCTGGTATCACATCATCAGCTGTTGTTAAAAAACCTAAAAAGATTAACCTCTTCATTTGACCAAAGGAAAATATTGATTACAACGTGTTCTTACCGAAGGGTCCCAAGCGGTAATTGAAAGTCACAACAACAACGTCATAGTCCATGAAATACTTTGGTTCATGGTACTGTCTAGCACCAGAACCATAAAAAAATCCACCCCCATGGATGTAAAATAAAACAGGTAATGGTTGTTCCGACGTACCAGGTTTCTGAAAGAGTTTACtcgaattaaataaatgaatcgATTTATGCCAATTTAGTTTCTACCCAAgctactaaattattatttattggttGACTCTGGTTCTCAAGATTTACGATCATGTTGGAAAAGGACGAGGTTGCATTGACCGAAGAATATAAAACTCATTTTAGACAAGTATCAATCGCCAGTGATtgtagatttaaaaattttgaactttttaataGATTAACAAATCAAAATTGCTTGTGAGCCATTCACCATTATATACacttaccaaaaatttttttcaagaatataTTGGCAAATTATTTTCTGGTCTCGGTAGAGAATACTTCAAAGCAAATAATGAATCAATCTGAACTATCAATAAGCGTTGCATaggatttttttcttaaaataacaaagctgaggaatatgtaaaaataatagGCAAAATGATACAGAGTTTCCAAAGTCTAAGATTACTATTATTTGGATAAATTTGTTGACAACCTAGAAAATGagtaacaaaaagaaaatatggcAGACTCCTACTGGAGTTTAACTGCTTTTATTAAAAAGTCTGTAAAATGTCTTTTGtgttttatctttataaatataagACCGGCAAATTtactatataattttatgtttattccaTTACATATCCTCAagtgttttaataaattcaagTGGAGGTCAATTATTAAACTATATTATGTAATAAATCATACCTTTATCAATTTAATTACACTTACTTGAGGTGTGTATACATTCAGGTACAAACAATCTTCAGATATTGTCATGTCACTAGGTACATGCGTGAGGGCACTCTCATTTTTTTGCATAcacacttttttatttatacacgTTTCTCTTATATCTGTCCACGGGGTAGGCGGTTGAGGCTCCTATAACGAAAATACTACTAGATTAATTAGATACACTTTATGTGATGAAAGTATACTTTTTCTACATGTCTTGAGGGAATAAAGTATGTCTTTTATTACTCAGGGACTATTTACTATTAACTATTTACTTTAATTCCCCGGGATTAcgtattgataaaaattatgtacGATACATCCCTTTTTTAAATCTGGTTAAGTTGGTGTTggttttgttttgatattcaaGTCAGCTACTTATTTATAGTAGGTGCTTGAAttagcaaattaaaaaaaaatcttacttTAAATCTTAATTTGTCAATAGGCGGCGCTGCATATGGTATTTCTTGGAACGAATAGTATTCTTTCCCATTACCACTTATTGAAGTTATCCCGTCAATTGTTCCTTGTGGCAACTTGACTAGTATAGCGTCACATATATACTGGAAAATAATTGAATCGAATTAAAAGGAAAACGAGCCAAATCTAGTGGATTTAACTGAATCGCTATTTATTATCTAGTTCCACCACCGTTTAAATTAATCAACAGTAAATCCAATCATGTACAAAAAAGGGgacaaaaatattgtaataaatgttTGATGATCGAATTACTCGGTTACGttaagataaaatatttgataacgCCATCCGTTCTTAATAGCTTATggatattctaaataaaaactTGTGAAAAAAAGAGCAATAATTTTAGAAATCAAAAGTTTCGCAAAAAAGGAATGATGAAAAAAGCAGTCACGGTCTAAGATCCCACCGCTTGATCTTGTAGGTTGCCTTGTAAAAATTAGGCgcaattacctgtaattaattttaatgtcattaatatactaatatgactTGCAGCTTTACGTTTTTTCAGTCAATCTTACAGCATTTGAAGGAAAATTATGTCACAAATTAGGGTTGCAGATGTGAACAGgtatataattgttaattaactgcattcagcattttttttaagaatttttatgcaaaattaaagttttttatacattgaacATTAAAATCCATGATTTCCAGTTGCGCAATGGCCGTAAACAGAGGTTGCCATGATTTTTGTGAACGACTTTCGCTCCAAGTAAGTGGAAGCGCAAGAGAGAAGATGCACGCATTGTTACGTGTTGTTAACAATAGTATAAAGTTGTGAAAATGAAACTACGAAATGCCTAAACTGTACATAAACTGTATGTGTCGCAGTTGCCAAGCTTTGTCCTTATTCATCGCACGTAACAATGCGTGCATCTTCTCTCTTGCGCTTCCACTTACCTGAAGCGAGAGTGGTTCACAAAAATCGTGGCAGCCTCTGTTTGCGGCCATTGTGCAACTGGCAACCATGGAGTTTCATgttcaatgtatataaaactttagttaacaataaaattctaGCAACTCTAATGCTGCGGCCGACTGAGAGCTGGCAATCATTTTCATGTTGATTTGTACatgattttctttcaaatactgtGAGATTGACTGAAAAAACATAGCTACAAATCACATTAgtatattaatgacattaaaattcATCACAGGTAATTGCGGTTAATTTTTACAATGCAACCTATCCTTAATCCATTCCATACatcctcaagattcctttaaaattaatttcatcaaaaaacagATATCTGCAAGATCAAGCGGTGGGATTTTAGATTTACGATTATTCTGAACATGTATTATATTTGTGTAAACAAGAAACACACGATGGAAACTTAATCACCATCaacaaaaggaaaaaagaaTTTCCAGTAGAAAATTAGAAGGGTTATTTCACTGGAGATATTCTTGccttcaaacattttaaattaaatcagtatgaaaacaaatgaacgaaaataataatatcaagaTTTGGTTGGGTATGTACGAGTAACTTTGGTTTAGATTGGTTGTGGTTTACTCGGAGGCCTGTGGTATCCATTCAAATAGTTGAACACCTTCTAATCTTTTTCTCTTAATAGCCTATTTTCAAGGATTTACAACctacaataaagttttttaattttcctattTCTACTTCCGCTATTTTGTGATGATTCCAGTTCTGAATTGAGTGAATTTATCATCGTTTTTGTTGTCTCTTAAAACATCCTAGATCTACTCGATTTGGATATCATGCATCACTTTCCTTTGACCATACATCACGATGTATAATCCTGATGACTTTGATTTCTGTGTTACTAAACATATTTTAACAGTTTCATTGGTAGTAGGACTGTCAGTTTTTGTGATAATAACGTTAAATcagttatattttataaaattatacatgTTCCAAAATAGTAACAATTGAAATGTCCTCCAAATGGCTTCATTATAACTAGTCATACATGGTAATCTTTTGAATGTGGTTTTGAGTTATTTGATACTTTACTAGTTTCTTCTCATGAAGGTGAAAACGGACTATTTAAAATGAgatattttcatatgaaatagtCATAAATTTATGGCGTTGATTTGGAATCACCGCCGACTACCCAATTTCGGGTATTCTGGGTAttctaataaaagaaaaatggaacATTTGGACTACGATAATCCAAAAATGTAGTTTCTGGCCACATTATCATGTTACAATTCTTTTTGTTCACTTTTTGAAGATTAATCGATTTCAGTTAATAAGTAATAGTTTTTAGAATCGGGGagcaaaactcatttttttcatgtaccattttttgtgttgattacGAATGTGTAATTGGACAGAAAGAATATCTGCATAATCAATGCGGTAACTGGTGAGTTGAGttcgataataaaaataataaatcattctaCTCAGCCCCCGCGACCCTCAGATTCAATCCCTTTAAGGGGCtagataaacaaattttaacttTCTTCCCTGTCATGTGCCGAAGTAGtagcttttcaatttttttccttttaactATCATTATTTAtgcattattattatcattatctaACTAACCAAAAATGTAAATACACTCGGTATAATAAAGTACGTCATTATTGATACAGTTCAAAGTTTCTTTGAACTGCTTTTTTATTGACCTTCAATGTTATTTCCACAATTTAATTGATGTATCTAGAGGtacagaaaattttgaattattttgcaACCAATTACATGTATGCATATCAGTATATTATGtaataacattcaaaattatttgtaatactAATTTGGTCTAATTTTAAATCGGCAATGATTAAGTGAGAATTTTTGGGAGTTGGCGCTtcatttgatattatttttaatatttgatatgcagtttgtcaaaaaatatttgtttgtataaaatatctcgtttcaaaataaataaaaaatccttGTCCACAAATGTATGCTTTCTAAAAGTTTTTCTCATgtgttcaaattaaaataataattgcatCCCaatgttgttgattttaggtcccctcttctgttttaaaattagtttttttaataattttagaaggaagataaaatttgacattccgacttttctttaagcctttatcaaaaaatatgatattgacactgacaattttcacatttatattaatcaattgatcacctacaacatgaacatcaaattaagaataaaatcaaaatagaaaatgttgtaataagaaaaattaagtccttacatctcaaatatgtagcagtacttaatcaatcaaattatttgtagttttattggaatttatcaAATAGATCTATAAATTTGACTTAAATTATTttggtcttttttatcatttatagctttttcgtttttatgaatgtgtgtgttagattccgttccaagaatttttgaatctttacaattgaatttatgtttttttgatacgTCACGGTTCGTTAATgcactttaattttttttatcgtattgatgaccttttagtctattatcaaaatactgagatgtttgccctatgttgacagcgtcacaattagtacaaggcactcgatatataatattacttcttttgtttttttagtgttttagatttcaatttagtgaaatatttggataacgtattatgtcctttatgacttatattaatatcatatttatttaaataatttgataattgttgggaaagtccttgtacatatggtaaggaaaaatgttttatgttttgatgtttcgtttctgctttgttttttaattgattgtagtgtcTGTTTAtacttttcttgaatatgtgttgtttatcattttttccggataattattttctttctatacactttttgctttttgaatagctaagcatctaaattcaggttCTGATATTTGggtagatctatcagccaaacgtATTATCACAGAtctttttgtgacataggacgACATGAATTGAAGCTCAAATATCTTGatgaccaagttggtttcgtataacATTCTGTTTTaaagttattgttaattttatataatgtgatatcaagaaaattgattttattattttcttcgatttcgattttgaattgaagttttctatgataataattgaatgtttcatttatgtttccaatttgattctttggtacggcAATAATACAaccatctacatatcggaaaaaagtattaatacatatttgagaactaaggaaaaattaatttttcttattttgattttattcttattttgatgttcgtGATTTTAGGTGATCTATTGgtcaatataaataatcaaattgtcAGTGTCTTAAGAaaaaagactcaaagaaaagtcgagacgtcaaattttatctttcttccaaaaattattaaaaaactaattttgaaacagaagggacctaaaatcaaaaacatttagatgcatttatttatcaaaagttctaagaaataagaaattaaaataatttatatatctaGATTAATCCACcatgaaaaaatgattcatgTCATCAATGATGTATTGGTTATCAAATTTAACACTATTCCTACCGACACTTCACGTATAATCTATTCCTAATGCAGCCGGTCAAATGACCAGTTTTTCAAAacttaacaatatttttcaatattgaatgcAGACCAGTAGCTAGCTTaccaatataaaaacatattttcttctattagaGAGCACTGGGTCCTTCAAGACAAGCTGAATCGTTATATATATGGAAAAGTACTacgactagtgttctgaaaatttgcttgcataggttttccgaaatgctcgtttcagctaaaataatttcatttttctgaaacttcctgTTAAACCGAAAGTGGACCAAagcttcgttattttaaacggattgctatggtttttattaaatttttagaatttacgA is from Diorhabda sublineata isolate icDioSubl1.1 chromosome 1, icDioSubl1.1, whole genome shotgun sequence and encodes:
- the LOC130450919 gene encoding juvenile hormone esterase-like isoform X1, coding for MSFVRIKMYIRIVFVLVATVSYCHGYICDAILVKLPQGTIDGITSISGNGKEYYSFQEIPYAAPPIDKLRFKEPQPPTPWTDIRETCINKKVCMQKNESALTHVPSDMTISEDCLYLNVYTPQKPGTSEQPLPVLFYIHGGGFFYGSGARQYHEPKYFMDYDVVVVTFNYRLGPFGFLTTADDVIPGNLGLKDQLYALKWTVENINLFGGDADKITVVGESAGATSAGFMQLSKRTEGLARAYILQSGSPVSPFAYQDAPREYAFKMGKLLDSNFNSNDSVALLNLLMDTPAEKIQAAPIQNVGHTINPIGALAIWLPVIEDPTFPNSFITEPMVDSLLSGNYNKVPLMTGTTSEEAVYFLQYLTNEQLAYFQNMLDSNLNLTVHPRLNINPEQLSQAAKEYKEVYTKTNFSDDAAAYIKYIGEDVFSTPNIHHAALVSKKAPVYFYEFSYRGQMGVQDLPVFPGANNVGHTEDLHYLFGGIEGVSEPLSQFPDEDRQTMKKMLTLWTNFVKTLNPTPVKDELLNNVSWPMMKCGEPLNFLSINRTLVPLVNPKYYTKVKQVLDKYVKPPYYVY
- the LOC130450919 gene encoding carboxylesterase 5A-like isoform X2; translation: MSFVRIKMYIRIVFVLVATVSYCHGYICDAILVKLPQGTIDGITSISGNGKEYYSFQEIPYAAPPIDKLRFKEPQPPTPWTDIRETCINKKVCMQKNESALTHVPSDMTISEDCLYLNVYTPQKPGTSEQPLPVLFYIHGGGFFYGSGARQYHEPKYFMDYDVVVVTFNYRLGPFGFLTTADDVIPGNLGLKDQLYALKWTVENINLFGGDADKITVVGESAGATSAGFMQLSKRTEDLTNEQLAYFQNMLDSNLNLTVHPRLNINPEQLSQAAKEYKEVYTKTNFSDDAAAYIKYIGEDVFSTPNIHHAALVSKKAPVYFYEFSYRGQMGVQDLPVFPGANNVGHTEDLHYLFGGIEGVSEPLSQFPDEDRQTMKKMLTLWTNFVKTLNPTPVKDELLNNVSWPMMKCGEPLNFLSINRTLVPLVNPKYYTKVKQVLDKYVKPPYYVY